In Fusobacterium canifelinum, a genomic segment contains:
- the ahpC gene encoding alkyl hydroperoxide reductase subunit C encodes MSLIGRKVPEFKATAYKKGEKDFITVTDKDLLGKWSVFVFYPADFTFVCPTELEDLQDNYEAFKKEGAEVYSVSCDTAFVHKAWADHSERIKKVTYPMVADPTGFLARAFEVMIEEEGLALRGSFVINPEGKIVAYEVHDNGIGREAKELLRKLQGAKFVAEHGEVCPAKWQPGSDTLKPSLDLIGEL; translated from the coding sequence ATGTCATTAATAGGAAGAAAAGTTCCAGAATTTAAAGCAACAGCTTACAAAAAAGGTGAAAAGGATTTTATTACAGTTACAGATAAAGATTTATTAGGAAAATGGTCAGTATTCGTATTCTATCCAGCTGATTTTACATTCGTATGTCCAACTGAATTAGAAGATTTACAAGATAACTATGAAGCATTCAAAAAAGAAGGAGCAGAAGTTTACTCAGTTTCTTGTGATACTGCATTTGTTCATAAAGCATGGGCAGATCATTCTGAAAGAATTAAAAAAGTAACTTACCCAATGGTAGCAGACCCAACTGGATTCTTAGCAAGAGCTTTTGAAGTTATGATAGAAGAAGAAGGATTAGCTTTAAGAGGAAGTTTTGTAATAAATCCAGAAGGAAAAATTGTTGCTTATGAAGTACACGACAACGGAATTGGAAGAGAAGCAAAAGAATTATTAAGAAAACTTCAAGGAGCAAAATTTGTTGCTGAACATGGTGAAGTATGTCCTGCTAAATGGCAACCTGGAAGCGATACTTTAAAACCTAGCTTAGACTTAATTGGAGAACTATAA
- a CDS encoding FAD-dependent oxidoreductase has product MERIYDMIVIGGGPAGLSAGIYGGRAKLDVLIIEKENKGGQISLTSEVVNYPGILEISGSEFMTQTRKQAQGFGVNFVQEEVVDMDFSQKIKTIKTNNAEYKTLSVVIATGAAPRKLGFPGEQEFTGRGVAYCATCDGEFFTGMDIFVIGAGFAAAEEAMFLTKYGKSVTIIAREPDFTCAKSIGDKVKAHPKITVKFNTELTELTGDVKPTAAKFKNNVTGEITEYKAKVGQTFGVFVFVGYAPSSQIFKGHIEIDGAGFIPTDEELMTNVEGVFAIGDIRPKRLRQVVTAVADGAIAATSIEKYVHDLRDELGIQKEEKEEEKTTTVATEQEHFLDDELRQQLVTVIDRFENPVEIVVFKNPSNEESVNIENAVKDIASISPEKLKFSSYNEGENKDLEAKVKITRTPTIAILDKDGNYTGLKYSSLPSGHELNSFILGLYNVAGPGQKVAAESLEKIEKINKPVNIKIGISLSCTKCPKTVQATQRIATLNKNVEMEMINIFTFQDFKNRYDIMSVPAIIVDDQHIYFGEKTVEDVLEIINK; this is encoded by the coding sequence ATGGAAAGAATTTATGATATGATTGTTATTGGTGGAGGACCTGCTGGTTTATCTGCTGGAATATATGGTGGAAGAGCAAAATTAGATGTTTTAATCATAGAAAAAGAAAATAAAGGTGGGCAAATTAGTCTTACAAGTGAAGTTGTAAATTACCCTGGAATTTTAGAAATTTCTGGAAGTGAATTTATGACTCAAACTAGAAAACAAGCTCAAGGTTTTGGAGTTAATTTTGTTCAAGAAGAAGTTGTTGATATGGACTTCTCTCAAAAAATAAAGACTATAAAAACTAACAATGCTGAATATAAGACTCTTAGTGTTGTAATTGCAACAGGAGCTGCACCAAGAAAATTAGGTTTCCCTGGTGAACAAGAATTCACAGGAAGAGGAGTTGCTTATTGTGCTACTTGTGATGGGGAATTCTTCACAGGAATGGATATTTTTGTTATAGGAGCAGGTTTTGCTGCTGCTGAAGAAGCAATGTTCTTAACTAAATATGGAAAATCAGTAACTATTATAGCAAGAGAACCTGACTTTACTTGTGCTAAATCAATAGGAGATAAAGTAAAAGCTCATCCAAAAATTACAGTTAAATTTAATACTGAATTAACTGAATTAACTGGAGATGTTAAACCTACAGCTGCTAAATTTAAAAATAATGTAACAGGAGAAATCACTGAATACAAAGCAAAAGTTGGACAAACTTTTGGAGTATTTGTATTTGTTGGTTATGCTCCTTCAAGCCAAATATTTAAAGGACACATAGAAATAGATGGAGCAGGTTTCATTCCTACTGATGAAGAGTTAATGACTAATGTTGAGGGAGTCTTTGCAATAGGAGATATTAGACCTAAGAGATTAAGACAAGTTGTAACAGCAGTTGCTGATGGAGCTATTGCAGCTACAAGTATAGAAAAATATGTTCATGATTTAAGAGATGAATTAGGAATTCAAAAAGAAGAAAAAGAAGAAGAAAAGACTACTACTGTTGCTACTGAACAAGAACATTTCTTAGATGATGAATTAAGACAACAATTAGTTACAGTTATTGATAGATTTGAAAATCCAGTAGAAATTGTAGTTTTTAAAAACCCTAGCAATGAAGAATCAGTTAATATAGAAAATGCTGTAAAAGATATAGCTTCTATATCACCTGAAAAATTAAAATTCTCATCATATAATGAAGGAGAAAATAAAGACTTAGAAGCAAAAGTTAAAATTACAAGAACACCTACAATAGCCATTTTAGATAAAGATGGTAACTACACAGGTTTAAAATATTCAAGTTTACCAAGTGGCCATGAATTAAATTCATTCATACTTGGATTATACAATGTTGCTGGCCCAGGACAAAAAGTGGCTGCTGAAAGTTTAGAAAAGATTGAAAAAATCAATAAACCAGTAAATATTAAAATTGGAATTTCATTGTCTTGTACTAAATGTCCAAAGACTGTTCAAGCAACTCAAAGAATTGCTACATTAAATAAAAATGTTGAAATGGAAATGATAAATATCTTCACTTTCCAAGATTTCAAAAACAGATATGATATTATGAGTGTACCAGCTATTATAGTTGATGACCAACATATCTACTTTGGAGAAAAAACTGTTGAAGATGTATTAGAAATTATTAACAAGTAA